The following proteins are encoded in a genomic region of Glycine soja cultivar W05 chromosome 17, ASM419377v2, whole genome shotgun sequence:
- the LOC114394042 gene encoding 28 kDa ribonucleoprotein, chloroplastic-like: MPMSLSLSTVPAFNSLTMAESCLLSLPSLFYAKNKTLSLSIPTNPLNLQFPCSNSSLFPLTTKTTRHSSLLTFVAQTSGWAKEGEEEEAAWENQGDTAWGTEEGGDDIEDGGEGGFAEEEAEEVKIFVGNLPFDFDSEKLASLFEQAGTVEVAEVIYNRATDRSRGFGFVTMSTIEELEKAVKMFSGYELNGRVLTVNKAAPKGAQPERPPRPPQSFRVYVGNLPWDVDNSRLEQIFSEHGKVEDARVVYDRETGRSRGFGFVTMSSETDMNDAIAALDGQSLDGRAIRVNVAAQRPKPSSF, from the exons ATGCCTATGTCTCTGTCTCTGTCAACCGTGCCTGCGTTCAATTCTCTCACAATGGCTGAATCCTGCCTCCTATCTCTCCCTTCCCTCTTCTACGCCAAAAACAAAACCCTTTCTCTCTCAATTCCCACTAATCCTCTCAACCTGCAATTCCCATGCTCAAACTCTTCTCTTTTTCCCCTCACCACCAAGACAACGCGCCACTCTTCTCTCCTCACATTCGTGGCTCAGACATCTGGTTGGGCCAAAGAAGGGGAGGAGGAAGAAGCCGCGTGGGAGAACCAAGGCGACACTGCGTGGGGAACTGAAGAAGGTGGCGATGATATAGAAGATGGCGGCGAAGGGGGTTTCGCTGAAGAAGAAGCTGAAGAAGTTAAGATCTTCGTTGGGAACCTGCCTTTCGACTTCGACAGCGAGAAATTGGCCTCGCTTTTCGAACAGGCTGGCACCGTTGAGGTTGCTGAG GTTATATATAATAGGGCCACTGACCGGAGTCGCGGGTTCGGATTTGTTACCATGAGTACAATCGAAGAGCTTGAGAAGGCTGTCAAGATGTTCAGTGGTTAT GAACTAAATGGAAGAGTGTTGACTGTTAATAAGGCTGCTCCAAAAGGAGCACAGCCTGAACGCCCACCGCGCCCACCACAATCCTTTAGAGTCTATGTTGGCAACTTGCCATGGGATGTTGACAATTCTCGGCTGGAGCAAATTTTCAGTGAACATGGTAAGGTTGAGGATGCTCGGGTGGTCTATGACAGAGAGACTGGTCGATCACGTGGTTTTGGCTTTGTCACGATGTCCAGTGAGActgatatgaatgatgcaattgCTGCCCTTGATGGTCAG AGTTTGGATGGGAGGGCAATCAGAGTGAATGTTGCAGCCCAAAGGCCTAAACCTAGCTCGTTTTGA